Genomic window (Paenibacillus sp. 37):
AAACATGAAATATATCTTGATCAGACCATAATGGTGTCAAAATAAGTCATTTTCTGTTCGATATGCATGCATAATTTCCCTGAAATAACAAACAATACGTTCAACTTCTCACAGGGAAAGGTAGTGCTAGAGCATGTGCAACCGTTTTTCATTGGCAGCCGATTTGGACGATGTCAGAGATCATTTCAAGATTCAGCGAGTGATGTATTATTATAAAAACCGATACAATATCAGCCCAACCCAGCATACGCCAATTATTTTGCATCAGGATGGTGAGCGTGTATTGGATGAGTTCCGGTGGGGGTTCATTCCATTCTGGGGTCGTGATGCCGTTAACGCGAATCTCATGACGGTACATGAGAATCCTTCCTATTACAAACTGGTAGAGACCAAGCGTTGCGTCATTCCTTGCAATGGATTATATTACTGGCGGCAAGAAGGCAAGAAAAGTTATGCGGTTCGTGTTGTCATGCCAGATCGCGGTCTGTTCGGCATAGCTGGGTTATACGAAGTATGGAGAGATACACGGAAAGAGCCGCTTCGTACCTGCACGATGCTTATGACAGGCGCGAACATGGTTACACGCGAGTTTGGCAGTAAAATGCCGGCGATCCTCTCCGAAGAAGAGATCAACACTTGGCTTGACCCGGCCAATACACGGGTGACTCAATTGTTACCGCTATTGAAATCGTATAACAGAACAGAGATGAATCTGTATCCAGTCACCCCAATGGTCGCCAACGATGAACACGACTGTTACGAGTGCGTAGAAGAGATGGATCAGAAGCTGGCTTACGTTCGGAGTTTCTGAATATCCTTTGGATAGAGTGAAGGACTTTGGATAGAATGAAGAAGATTAAGGGGCTGAGAGTCTGGAGACACTCTGCTCTTTTTTTTTCCTTTCTGAAAATGAAAAGTTGCAATTGCAAAGAAACGTAACTATAATCATTACAGTAAGAGAACGCACATATTCATATATCTATTAAAAGAGATATTTATAATCAGGAGGGAACCACGAATGAATCCAAAGTTTAACCAGATGTTTGAACAAGTTTCACTGCCGACTGGTATTACACTGAAAAACCGTATCGTGCTCGCTCCCATGACTCATATGTCCTCGAATGCGGATGGTACGATATCCGACGCTGAACTTGCTTATTATGCACGTCGCACCGGTGGTGCTGGCATGTCAATTACGGCTGTAGGGCATGTAACAGAGACGGGCATTGGTTTCCCGGCTCAATTTGGTGTTTATGACGACCGCTTCATTCCTGGTCTGAAAAAACTGGCTGACACTATGAAACAACAAGGCTCCGTAGCTGTATTGCAAATTTTCCATGCGGGCCGTTTGACGCCTGAACAAGCTGTACCTGCGGGTCAAGTGGTTGCTCCTAGTGCGGTTGCAAGTGAGCGTCCGGGATCTCCTGAACCAAGAGAATTGACGGATGCCGAGATTACTTCCATTATCAAAGACTTTGGTGAAGCGACACGTCGTGCAATTGAAGCTGGCTTTGATGGTGTTGAGATTCACGGTGCTAATGGTTATCTGATCCAGCAATTCTTCTCCCCGCATTCCAACCGACGTGAAGATCGTTGGGGCGGAAGTGTAGAGAAACGTCTGACATTCCCACTTGCTGTTGTGGATGAGATTCAGAAAGTGGTTGCCGAACATACCAAACTGCCGTTCATCATTGGTTACCGTTTCTCCCCGGAAGAGCCGGAAACACCGGGACTCACGATGGAAGATACGTATGCACTGGTGGATGCGCTTAAAGATAAAAACCTGGATTACCTGCACGTTTCCTTGAACGAATTCTGGTCCAAGCCAAGACGTGGCGAAGCAGATACACGTTCAAGAATGGAATTCATCCTGGATCGTGTGAACGGTAAATTGCCTGTGATTGGCGTAGGTTCAATTCATACGGCTGATCAGGCCGCTGAGGCGCTCCAAACGGGAGTACCACTACTTGCCATTGGACGTGAGCTGATTATTGAACCGGATTGGGTTGAGAAGATCGAGAGCGGACGGGAAGAAGACATTGAAACGATTCTGACCAAATCCGATCAGGAGCGTCTGGTTATCCCTGACGGGTTGTGGAATGCAATCGTCCACACACCGGGATGGTTCCCTATGGCAGAAGATAAATAATATACACTTCAGAACTGGAATGGAGGGGGCGAAAGCTCCCTCTTTTTGCACATGGTCCAAATTCTCCTTGTCATCGCTCTGTGGTATGATGGATGAACAGGATCAACTGGATAATCAACGGTTTGGAGTGAAGAAATATGCTCGTAGCTGAACGGTATGAGAAAATAGTGGAATGGGTGGATACGCAAGGCAGCATGCGTGTAACCGAACTTAGTGAGCGCTGCGGGGTGACGGAAGAGACGATACGTCGTGATCTGGACAAGCTCGAACAGGCGGGCAGGCTCAGAAGGTCCCATGGCGGGGCGGTCAGCGTAAAATACAAGGAAGAGTTACAGTCGGAGATTCCGTATCCGGAACGTGCTGTAGCCCATGCAGAAGAGAAGCGCAGAATTGCAAGCGAAGCGGTGAAAATGGTGGAACCCGGCGACCGGATTGCTCTGGATGCAAGTACAACTGCGTGGTATATGGCGGCAGGATTGCCGAACATTCCATTGACCGTATTAACCAATTCGATAAAAGTGGCCGCAGAGCTGAGTAACAAGGAGCAGATTCGTGTGATTGCCACAGGTGGGCAATTAGCTTCGAAGTCACTTTCTTTTGTAGGACCTCTCGCGGAACGTTCGTTGGATGCGTATCATGTCGATAAAGTGTTTTTGTCTTGCAAAGGGGTGCATCTGACCAAAGGCATCAGTGAGTCAAATGAATTACAGGCCTTGGTGAAGCAGAAAATGATCCAGATTGCGGATGAAGTCATATTACTTGCAGATTCCAGCAAATTTAATATACAGGCATTTACCAGAGTCGCTGAGATGAGCAGTGTGGCAAAAGTGATTACAGATCAGGGTGTAGATGAAGAGCAAGTTAGCGCATTGATTGAGCAGAATATTACGTGTATACGTGTGTAAATAAGAAAGGAATGAATGTCATGAAACATCCTTTTCATCTGAAAGCGGTATGGAATGGTGGGCGTAACAGTGAGGGAACAATCGATGCAGGTGGATTAAAAACGATCATATCGATTCCGAAGGATATGGGCGGACCCGGTACGGGAACTAACCCGGACGAGATGCTGCTGGGTGCAGCCTCCACCTGTTACCTGATCACACTGGCAGCGATGCTGGAGCGTTCGGATATTACGCCGGATGAATTGACGCTTGAATCGGAAGCAACGGTAGATGTTACGAATAACGTATTTACGTACGAACGGATCGTACATAGACCCCGGATTGTACTCAGCCAAGATGCTTCAGAGGCGGATCTGACCAAGGCTGAGCGCCTGGCGCATAAGGCTGAATCATCCTGTATGATCTCCCGAGCGGTGGCAGGTAATGTCCAGATGGAGACACAACCGGTCATTGTTACTACAGGAGCTAACGCGGTGTGATATACTGAAGAATAGACGATTCAAGTTGTCATTTGTGTAAAATAAGGAGTAATTCGGTATGAACACACAGAAGCGCAAGACTAACCGCTGGGTACGTTTAACACGTGCTATGAAGCTGAATTTTCTCAAATTGTTACGTGCTCCCGGAGGTGCCCATAAAGTATCTACCGGATTTGCCATAGGGTTCGGACTGGAACTGATCGTGATCTCGACCGCTTCCCTGATATATCTCGTATTTTATCCAATTGTGCGATTGTCTGGGGGTTCGGTGCCAGCAGCGATTGTTGGTAATGTGATCGGGAAACTTACGTTTTTACCTATTATCCTGATGCCACTCGCGAAACAAATTGGCTCATGGATATTGCCTGCTCACAGCATGGGACAGGGACCGGTACATGAGAGTGCATTCATGGAGCTGTTTCGGGGGAACTGGTCGGCCGTGAGTGAATTGTTGCTTGGTGGACTGGATATTCTGGCGGGTATGTCCGTGTTTGGTGTCATTTTAGGTGTGATATCGTACTTTGTCGTGAAATTTTTCTACGTCAGAGCGCTCAACCGGCGTTATGAACGCCGGCTGGAGAAACGCCGACAAGCGGATATCGCTTCGGTATCACCTCCGGTGTTAATCAGGAAGCCATCACAATCATAATGGGCAGCATGAACATGGATGCAGCAGTTGTCCACAGAATGCAGCGCGATACAAACTGCGGTGAAGCATTGAACTGTTCAGCCAAAATAACGGCGTTCACTGCGGTGGGCATGGATGCGA
Coding sequences:
- a CDS encoding SOS response-associated peptidase, which produces MCNRFSLAADLDDVRDHFKIQRVMYYYKNRYNISPTQHTPIILHQDGERVLDEFRWGFIPFWGRDAVNANLMTVHENPSYYKLVETKRCVIPCNGLYYWRQEGKKSYAVRVVMPDRGLFGIAGLYEVWRDTRKEPLRTCTMLMTGANMVTREFGSKMPAILSEEEINTWLDPANTRVTQLLPLLKSYNRTEMNLYPVTPMVANDEHDCYECVEEMDQKLAYVRSF
- a CDS encoding NADH-dependent flavin oxidoreductase; amino-acid sequence: MNPKFNQMFEQVSLPTGITLKNRIVLAPMTHMSSNADGTISDAELAYYARRTGGAGMSITAVGHVTETGIGFPAQFGVYDDRFIPGLKKLADTMKQQGSVAVLQIFHAGRLTPEQAVPAGQVVAPSAVASERPGSPEPRELTDAEITSIIKDFGEATRRAIEAGFDGVEIHGANGYLIQQFFSPHSNRREDRWGGSVEKRLTFPLAVVDEIQKVVAEHTKLPFIIGYRFSPEEPETPGLTMEDTYALVDALKDKNLDYLHVSLNEFWSKPRRGEADTRSRMEFILDRVNGKLPVIGVGSIHTADQAAEALQTGVPLLAIGRELIIEPDWVEKIESGREEDIETILTKSDQERLVIPDGLWNAIVHTPGWFPMAEDK
- a CDS encoding DeoR/GlpR family DNA-binding transcription regulator; its protein translation is MLVAERYEKIVEWVDTQGSMRVTELSERCGVTEETIRRDLDKLEQAGRLRRSHGGAVSVKYKEELQSEIPYPERAVAHAEEKRRIASEAVKMVEPGDRIALDASTTAWYMAAGLPNIPLTVLTNSIKVAAELSNKEQIRVIATGGQLASKSLSFVGPLAERSLDAYHVDKVFLSCKGVHLTKGISESNELQALVKQKMIQIADEVILLADSSKFNIQAFTRVAEMSSVAKVITDQGVDEEQVSALIEQNITCIRV
- a CDS encoding OsmC family protein, with protein sequence MKHPFHLKAVWNGGRNSEGTIDAGGLKTIISIPKDMGGPGTGTNPDEMLLGAASTCYLITLAAMLERSDITPDELTLESEATVDVTNNVFTYERIVHRPRIVLSQDASEADLTKAERLAHKAESSCMISRAVAGNVQMETQPVIVTTGANAV
- a CDS encoding DUF2062 domain-containing protein; the encoded protein is MNTQKRKTNRWVRLTRAMKLNFLKLLRAPGGAHKVSTGFAIGFGLELIVISTASLIYLVFYPIVRLSGGSVPAAIVGNVIGKLTFLPIILMPLAKQIGSWILPAHSMGQGPVHESAFMELFRGNWSAVSELLLGGLDILAGMSVFGVILGVISYFVVKFFYVRALNRRYERRLEKRRQADIASVSPPVLIRKPSQS